The Sinorhizobium meliloti genome includes a window with the following:
- a CDS encoding flavin reductase family protein: MKADVFDPRALREAFGAFPTAVTVITATGPADRPVGFTAKSFTSVSLDPPLLLVCVPKTARDYSTMTTAEHFAINILSEAQKDVSIKFARPAEDRFAAVDWARGPNGCPIFAQVAAWFECSMHDVIEAGDHVMMVGRVTAFESSGLNGLGYARGGYFTPRVAAKANSSAAGGEIGAAAVLERHGALFPLGDDNLSLPSYSAGGGDPAKTLASHLEQLGLSVHDWFSLLDL, from the coding sequence ATGAAGGCGGACGTTTTCGACCCGAGAGCTTTGCGCGAGGCGTTTGGAGCGTTTCCAACCGCAGTGACGGTCATAACAGCCACCGGTCCGGCGGACAGACCGGTTGGTTTCACTGCCAAGTCCTTTACATCTGTATCCTTGGATCCGCCGCTGCTGCTCGTTTGCGTTCCCAAGACTGCGCGCGACTACTCGACAATGACCACAGCCGAGCACTTCGCCATCAACATATTGTCAGAGGCGCAGAAGGATGTGTCCATTAAATTTGCCCGCCCCGCCGAAGATCGCTTCGCTGCTGTCGACTGGGCGAGGGGTCCGAACGGCTGTCCGATATTCGCGCAGGTGGCGGCGTGGTTTGAATGTTCGATGCATGATGTTATCGAGGCGGGCGACCATGTCATGATGGTCGGTCGCGTGACAGCCTTCGAAAGCAGCGGCTTGAATGGTCTGGGCTATGCTCGCGGCGGCTACTTCACTCCGAGAGTCGCGGCAAAGGCCAATTCCTCTGCAGCGGGCGGAGAGATCGGCGCCGCCGCGGTGTTGGAGCGCCACGGTGCGCTTTTTCCATTGGGCGACGATAATCTGTCCCTTCCGAGTTACAGCGCCGGGGGCGGTGACCCAGCAAAGACGCTGGCGTCCCACCTCGAACAATTGGGACTGAGCGTCCACGATTGGTTTTCTCTGCTCGATCTTTAA